The Sediminispirochaeta bajacaliforniensis DSM 16054 genome has a segment encoding these proteins:
- a CDS encoding desulfoferrodoxin yields MATLYGIYKCEVCGNIVEVLHEGAGELVCCGQPMTFFEEKTADSTTEKHVPVIEKTANGYKVTVGSTLHPMEEKHYIEWIELIADGVSYRSFLKPGDKPEAEFCISASKVSAREYCNVHGLWKG; encoded by the coding sequence ATGGCTACATTGTACGGGATTTACAAGTGCGAGGTGTGTGGGAATATCGTTGAGGTGCTCCATGAGGGAGCAGGTGAACTTGTCTGCTGTGGTCAGCCTATGACCTTTTTTGAAGAGAAAACAGCCGACAGCACCACAGAAAAACATGTTCCTGTCATCGAGAAGACGGCAAATGGTTATAAGGTAACCGTCGGAAGCACTCTCCATCCCATGGAAGAGAAACACTACATCGAGTGGATCGAACTTATTGCAGACGGTGTGTCCTATCGTTCCTTCCTCAAACCCGGAGATAAGCCGGAAGCCGAGTTCTGCATTTCCGCATCGAAGGTCAGTGCTCGGGAATACTGCAACGTGCATGGACTCTGGAAAGGTTGA
- a CDS encoding ferritin produces MIQEKMEAALNKQIAEELGSAYLYQAMSADFAAKNRLGMAAWMQAQAGEEMEHARKIYHYILGRGGRIELMALAAPQQSWESPLAVFKASYKHEQHISACIHDLVKLARELDDTATEVFLSWFVTEQVEEEASVDEVVQKLNQLGDAPHALYMLDKELGARQA; encoded by the coding sequence ATGATACAAGAGAAGATGGAAGCTGCTTTAAACAAGCAGATTGCCGAAGAACTGGGCTCCGCCTACCTTTATCAGGCCATGAGTGCCGACTTTGCAGCAAAAAACCGCCTCGGTATGGCTGCCTGGATGCAGGCACAGGCCGGAGAGGAGATGGAGCATGCCAGGAAGATCTATCACTATATCCTCGGCAGGGGCGGACGAATTGAATTGATGGCCCTTGCCGCCCCACAGCAATCCTGGGAGAGCCCCCTTGCGGTTTTTAAGGCTTCCTACAAGCATGAACAGCATATTAGCGCTTGTATCCATGATCTTGTAAAACTTGCCAGAGAACTCGACGACACGGCGACTGAGGTCTTCCTTTCCTGGTTCGTAACGGAGCAAGTTGAAGAAGAAGCCAGCGTCGATGAGGTCGTACAGAAGTTGAATCAGCTTGGCGATGCACCTCATGCACTTTATATGCTTGACAAAGAGCTCGGCGCACGTCAGGCTTGA
- the rd gene encoding rubredoxin: MQKYVCDVCGYIYDPAEGDPDNGVDPGTPFEKLPEDWVCPLCGASKEDFSPAD; this comes from the coding sequence ATGCAGAAGTACGTTTGTGATGTTTGCGGCTATATCTACGATCCGGCTGAGGGTGACCCCGATAACGGTGTAGACCCCGGAACGCCCTTTGAGAAGCTCCCGGAAGACTGGGTTTGCCCCCTTTGCGGTGCTTCGAAAGAAGACTTTTCTCCTGCCGACTGA
- a CDS encoding sigma-54-dependent transcriptional regulator, with the protein MRRILIVDDELEICRSLSELLQESGFQAFFTTEAQEALALMQKSQPDLLLLDVRMPELGGIDLLKIIKEQQHDIPVIMITGFPSFQTAVTAMRYGAINIFPKPVRFQELLREISTLLDRREARSRQNSLHPQTMPESRSQEMKKINETLTRVARTDAPVIITGESGTGKELVAQMLHRQSRRRKEAFVKVNCAAIPDTLLETELFGCEAGAYTDAKSSRAGKFEIAHQGTLFFDEIGDMDIRLQAKILRVLQEQEFERVGGHRTFTTNTRIVAATNQDIVQLIKKGAFREDLYYRLSVVEIHLPPLRERKEDIDILSHYFLETFNKLYGKKIVSMSPHVRSLLLHHDWPGNIRELRNTIERAVIFCDGREIKECDLPEQYRNLSSGSEAQNYEAAIEELDRERILEALRLSDGIKSHAAELLKIHRKTLYNKMKRLGLE; encoded by the coding sequence ATGCGCCGAATACTCATAGTCGACGACGAACTGGAAATATGCCGCTCTCTAAGTGAACTTCTGCAGGAAAGTGGTTTTCAAGCCTTTTTCACCACAGAAGCACAAGAAGCCCTTGCGCTTATGCAAAAGAGCCAGCCTGATCTCCTGCTGCTTGATGTCCGCATGCCGGAACTCGGTGGGATTGATCTTTTAAAGATCATCAAGGAGCAGCAGCACGATATACCGGTTATTATGATTACCGGTTTTCCCAGTTTCCAGACGGCTGTAACAGCTATGCGCTACGGTGCAATCAATATTTTCCCCAAACCTGTTCGGTTTCAGGAACTTTTGCGGGAAATTTCCACGCTCCTTGATCGTCGGGAAGCCCGTTCCAGACAGAATTCGCTTCACCCGCAAACCATGCCGGAAAGCCGATCTCAAGAGATGAAGAAGATAAACGAAACATTGACGAGAGTAGCCCGGACCGATGCTCCGGTCATTATTACAGGAGAAAGCGGAACGGGCAAAGAGCTGGTGGCCCAGATGCTTCACAGACAAAGCAGAAGAAGAAAAGAAGCCTTCGTCAAGGTAAACTGTGCAGCCATTCCCGATACACTTCTGGAAACCGAACTCTTTGGTTGTGAAGCAGGTGCCTATACCGATGCCAAAAGTAGCAGGGCCGGCAAATTTGAAATTGCACATCAGGGAACCCTTTTTTTTGATGAAATCGGAGACATGGATATTCGTCTTCAGGCAAAAATTCTCAGGGTCCTGCAGGAGCAGGAATTCGAACGTGTTGGAGGCCACAGAACCTTTACAACAAATACACGCATTGTGGCAGCGACAAATCAAGACATCGTTCAACTCATAAAAAAGGGTGCTTTCCGTGAGGACCTTTATTACCGACTTTCGGTAGTGGAAATTCACTTACCACCGCTGAGGGAACGAAAAGAAGATATCGACATCCTCAGCCACTATTTCTTAGAGACCTTTAATAAGCTCTACGGGAAAAAAATTGTATCGATGTCTCCACATGTCCGTTCACTACTGCTCCACCATGATTGGCCGGGCAATATCAGAGAATTAAGAAATACAATAGAGCGAGCCGTCATCTTTTGTGACGGCCGGGAAATTAAAGAATGCGACCTACCTGAACAGTATCGGAATCTGTCGAGTGGTTCGGAAGCACAAAACTATGAAGCAGCCATCGAAGAATTGGATCGCGAACGAATTCTTGAAGCTCTTCGGCTGAGTGACGGCATAAAAAGTCATGCAGCCGAATTACTCAAAATTCACAGGAAGACGTTATACAATAAAATGAAACGCTTAGGGTTGGAATAG
- a CDS encoding sugar ABC transporter substrate-binding protein, with product MKKQVLAVLLVFVSAVSFLFAGGEKEDGKPQIAVLLPGSVEFFSVEKQGMNKAADEFGLDLIYADAEWDAGKQLNQVENFVARGVDMILLCAADNKALLPAVDRCREADIPLITFTNVLGDDPEGKLDGVISFIGINDVVQGVKEGEMAAALLGDGPAHIVLIEGAPGTSSQRMRTQGFEQVAAQYPQWEIVYRQAINGWSKENALAAVEAFLQTGQDVDLISCHWHAGAAAAATALEEAGTEASRGKNIYVTGLEYTKELKPLIESGAVDATSFASIVDMGYQTVEAAAKTLKGETIPKVIKVDPIIITKENVDQFEPEM from the coding sequence ATGAAAAAACAAGTTCTTGCTGTGCTGCTGGTTTTCGTTTCAGCTGTTTCCTTCCTCTTTGCAGGAGGCGAAAAGGAGGATGGAAAGCCGCAGATTGCTGTCCTGCTGCCGGGGAGTGTTGAGTTCTTTTCGGTTGAGAAGCAGGGAATGAACAAGGCTGCCGATGAGTTCGGTCTTGATTTGATTTATGCCGATGCGGAGTGGGATGCTGGGAAACAACTAAACCAGGTCGAAAACTTTGTCGCCCGCGGTGTGGATATGATACTACTGTGTGCGGCCGACAATAAAGCGTTGTTGCCTGCTGTTGATCGATGCAGAGAGGCTGATATCCCCCTTATCACCTTTACCAATGTTCTTGGCGATGATCCCGAAGGTAAGCTCGACGGGGTGATTTCTTTTATCGGCATTAACGATGTGGTTCAGGGAGTCAAAGAAGGTGAAATGGCCGCAGCGCTCCTTGGTGATGGACCGGCGCATATCGTGCTGATTGAAGGGGCTCCTGGAACCAGCTCCCAGCGAATGAGAACACAGGGATTTGAGCAGGTTGCGGCACAGTACCCGCAGTGGGAGATCGTCTATCGTCAGGCGATCAACGGCTGGTCAAAGGAAAACGCTTTGGCTGCTGTCGAGGCCTTCCTTCAAACCGGCCAGGATGTGGATCTCATCAGCTGTCATTGGCATGCCGGTGCTGCAGCAGCAGCTACCGCATTGGAGGAGGCCGGTACCGAGGCGAGTAGGGGCAAGAATATCTATGTCACCGGTCTTGAATACACAAAAGAGCTAAAACCTCTCATTGAGTCAGGAGCCGTGGATGCCACAAGCTTTGCCTCAATTGTAGACATGGGCTATCAGACCGTTGAAGCGGCGGCAAAAACTCTAAAGGGAGAAACAATACCCAAGGTTATCAAGGTAGATCCAATCATCATTACCAAAGAAAACGTCGATCAGTTCGAACCTGAGATGTAA
- a CDS encoding sugar ABC transporter ATP-binding protein, producing MDEALLAIQNVSKNFVGVSALQSVSFSIGKGETHALLGENGAGKSTLIKIIAGVYRPSSGRILLRGNPCDFQSPFDAFCHGISVIHQETSLVSKLSVLQNIFLGNEPVKGTYIKRLDEKEMKSRWTELSRKIGVDFDPYQTVSSLSIAHQKMVEILKALAHDASLIIMDEPTDSLSSEEIEKLFRIMEDLKRQGITIIYITHFLDEVFRIADRVTILRDGRHILSKSIGELSKKEIVARMVGHSVATTIWTSESHRRSDTAALTVEGVSSGSRLRDVSLSAYYGEVLGITGVIGSGKTELARAIFGADRLTCGTIQVAGRMRKLTSPKKAVLSGIGMMPEDRKAHGLVLKHPTYKNMSLCSLTKLSSAGIINRRKEEASCGAYRQDLNIKVTDLNQSASSLSGGNQQKVVIAKWLMANPDIILMDEPTRGIDVGAKQEIFKIIRDLADQGKCVLFFSSEVPEIVQSCDRILIMRKGSIVREINTDEERNQQTIMQTMLQGD from the coding sequence ATGGATGAAGCGCTTTTAGCTATACAGAATGTTAGTAAGAATTTCGTCGGAGTTTCCGCTCTTCAATCAGTTTCCTTTTCTATCGGAAAAGGTGAGACCCATGCCCTGTTAGGAGAAAACGGAGCGGGGAAGTCGACACTGATAAAAATTATTGCGGGAGTATATCGGCCTAGTAGCGGGAGGATCCTGTTAAGGGGAAACCCTTGCGATTTCCAAAGCCCTTTTGATGCCTTTTGCCATGGGATTTCAGTTATTCATCAGGAGACAAGCCTTGTTTCCAAATTGAGCGTTTTACAGAATATTTTTCTCGGAAATGAACCCGTAAAAGGAACATACATCAAACGACTTGATGAAAAAGAAATGAAATCGCGATGGACAGAGCTCAGTAGGAAGATAGGTGTGGATTTCGACCCATACCAAACGGTAAGTTCTCTCAGTATTGCTCATCAGAAAATGGTGGAAATCCTCAAAGCTCTTGCCCACGATGCTTCACTTATTATCATGGATGAGCCGACCGATTCTCTGTCCTCGGAAGAGATTGAAAAGCTTTTTCGGATCATGGAGGATTTAAAGAGGCAGGGGATAACGATTATTTATATCACCCATTTTCTTGACGAGGTCTTCCGAATAGCGGATCGGGTAACGATCCTTCGAGACGGACGGCACATATTAAGCAAGTCCATAGGAGAGCTCAGTAAAAAAGAAATAGTTGCACGCATGGTAGGCCATTCCGTGGCAACGACTATTTGGACTTCCGAAAGCCATCGACGAAGTGATACGGCGGCCCTTACGGTAGAAGGGGTAAGCTCTGGCTCAAGGCTTAGGGATGTGTCTCTTTCCGCCTACTATGGCGAAGTGCTTGGTATAACCGGGGTTATCGGTTCGGGAAAAACAGAACTGGCAAGAGCAATTTTCGGTGCCGATCGTCTCACGTGTGGGACTATCCAGGTTGCCGGAAGGATGAGGAAGCTTACCTCCCCTAAAAAAGCCGTATTGTCGGGCATTGGGATGATGCCTGAGGATAGGAAGGCCCATGGCCTGGTTTTGAAACATCCGACCTATAAAAACATGAGCCTTTGTTCCCTGACTAAACTCTCTTCGGCGGGAATTATTAATCGACGAAAGGAAGAGGCTTCTTGCGGGGCCTATCGTCAGGATCTGAATATAAAGGTTACCGATCTGAACCAAAGTGCCTCTTCCCTAAGTGGCGGAAATCAACAAAAAGTAGTGATCGCAAAATGGCTTATGGCCAATCCCGATATTATTCTTATGGACGAGCCTACCAGAGGCATTGATGTCGGGGCTAAGCAGGAGATATTTAAAATCATCCGTGACCTTGCAGACCAGGGAAAATGTGTTCTTTTCTTTTCCTCTGAAGTCCCTGAAATTGTACAGTCCTGTGATCGTATCCTCATTATGCGCAAGGGGTCGATTGTTCGGGAGATCAATACGGATGAAGAGCGAAATCAACAGACGATTATGCAAACAATGCTTCAAGGAGATTAA
- a CDS encoding ABC transporter permease, with product MDKTQALKKRIRFIERVNWRRFFKKYGLLISFIIMSFIISLLTPNFLTSRNIMNMLRQSSIVGIMAIGTTFVILTGDIDISVGSVLALSGAMVLGLQKMMPWPFAVAITLLVGFLLGLTNGILVSKIKIVGIITTLGTMTIVRGLTYLYTGGYPILGASESFKFIGSGYVGFLPFPVLLFLLLVGFWQFFLSKTPTGRYICAVGGNKEASRLSGIAVDRYHALAFVLGGIMAATSGIVFASRLNSVTPLAGQGYEMDAIASTVIGGTSVTGGEGSIIGTMVGVLILTIINNMFNLLGIQVHVQYLVKGLIILTVVGIDSYSRFGKRE from the coding sequence ATGGATAAAACACAGGCACTGAAAAAGAGAATCCGATTTATAGAGCGGGTCAACTGGAGAAGATTTTTCAAGAAATATGGTTTACTAATCAGCTTCATTATTATGAGCTTTATTATCTCCTTGTTGACTCCTAATTTTCTCACTTCACGTAATATTATGAACATGCTTCGACAAAGTAGCATAGTCGGGATCATGGCAATCGGAACAACCTTTGTCATTCTTACCGGTGATATTGATATCTCTGTCGGATCGGTTTTAGCCCTTTCCGGTGCCATGGTTCTTGGACTTCAGAAGATGATGCCGTGGCCTTTTGCCGTTGCCATTACGCTACTTGTAGGGTTTTTACTTGGACTTACGAACGGGATACTCGTTTCGAAAATTAAGATTGTGGGTATCATAACCACACTCGGTACCATGACAATTGTGCGTGGGCTTACATATCTTTATACCGGCGGATATCCAATTCTCGGTGCCTCTGAGAGTTTCAAATTTATCGGTTCCGGTTATGTCGGCTTTCTTCCTTTTCCCGTCCTTCTCTTCCTTCTCTTAGTCGGCTTCTGGCAGTTTTTCCTCAGCAAGACACCTACGGGACGGTATATCTGTGCCGTAGGTGGAAATAAAGAGGCTAGCAGGCTTTCCGGCATTGCAGTCGACCGTTATCATGCCCTTGCTTTTGTTCTTGGCGGGATTATGGCTGCAACTTCGGGCATTGTTTTTGCTTCGCGGCTAAACTCGGTTACTCCTTTGGCTGGCCAGGGGTATGAAATGGATGCCATTGCATCAACGGTTATTGGCGGGACAAGCGTTACCGGAGGAGAGGGGTCGATTATTGGTACCATGGTAGGTGTACTTATCCTCACCATCATCAACAATATGTTTAACTTGCTCGGCATACAGGTCCATGTCCAATATTTAGTGAAGGGGCTGATTATCCTGACCGTTGTTGGCATCGATTCTTACTCCCGTTTTGGAAAGCGGGAGTAA
- a CDS encoding methionine synthase: MAQADFRSLLGKRIIIFDGAMGTSIQALDIPDTAWEGKAGCNEILNRTAPEYIDTIHDSFLAAGADVVETNSFGATSIVLDDYDLASQSADLNRRAAEIARKAADRHTNADRPRFVAGSMGPGTKLPTLGHITFDELYTAFRKQADALLEGGADLLVVETSQDLLQTKAAVIAADDSAAQSGKEIPIIASVTVEQSGTMLMGSDLSAVVATLRPLRTDLIGINCAVGPDLMGPNLEQLASIYNGPIFCMPNAGLPEMKDGKTVYSLGPVQFAEIMAGYLARFHIAVAGGCCGTTPEYIRQLALCAEKMKPLPAPTSPTRPVLSSLFSAQPMIQEPAPFLIAEQANSNGSKVFRGMIDQEDWDAAADFLLDQTGYGAHAADLCVAVPGRNERSDMLHILTGAAARNRLPFVIDSTDPQVIEAALKAIGGRPLINSINLEAGEEHAQKVFALAARYGATIICLTIDEEGMAKTVAKKVAIARRLAAIARQAGLRNEDLVFDPLTFTLGSGDESLRNAGTESIRALPAIKEAIPGCLTVMGVSNISFGLAAPARRVLNSLFLSEAVSAGLDMAIVNPKKIRPVAALDPEARKAALDLIYHNEDGSALLRYLELFEKGKGISEEENEEREQNLPPQELLRSRVIAGSKDRLEEIIDRCLETTAAGDIINGILIPAMGIVGERFGKGEMQLPFVLQSAEVMKRSVSILEPHMEKGDSVSKRGTVILATVAGDVHDIGKNLVDIILSNNGYLVKNLGIKIGIDTIIKAAEEEKATAVGMSGLLVKSTAIMKSNLEEMKRRKLRLPVLLGGAALTPAFVEGQCRPAAPAEVYYCKDAFDALKALDSLKKAKVSAGSGQEAASGATSSPAQPARSSQNSHAPQAAEACTCTECRPAGSPGPLPPPFFGARYGEGFDLHEIFETIDRRTLFRGRWGYKRGKMEQSAYDALIETEVLPKFEALKKFIIEEGLFVPHVRYGFFRCRREGDRLTVEQTGKKPCYLPFARLPQEKGGCLADRFPETGGVLPLQIVTLGEGPVRTSQQLYAENRYGDYLRFHGLAAEATDALAALVHKSIDTLLFPSGTRTKRYSFGYPCCPDLEANRTIGALLDAASIGIGFTESGQMLPELSTSAVIVPYGL, translated from the coding sequence ATGGCACAAGCCGACTTTCGGAGTCTTTTGGGAAAGCGTATCATCATCTTCGACGGAGCCATGGGCACAAGCATTCAGGCTCTGGATATTCCCGATACCGCCTGGGAAGGCAAGGCCGGATGCAACGAAATTCTCAACAGAACGGCTCCGGAGTATATCGATACCATACATGACTCCTTCCTTGCCGCCGGTGCAGATGTGGTCGAAACCAACAGTTTCGGCGCCACGAGCATCGTCCTTGACGATTACGATCTCGCATCCCAGAGCGCCGATCTGAACCGGCGTGCCGCAGAGATTGCACGTAAAGCGGCCGACCGTCATACAAACGCCGATCGTCCCCGTTTTGTGGCCGGTTCCATGGGACCGGGAACAAAACTGCCGACCCTCGGACATATCACTTTCGACGAACTCTACACGGCCTTTCGCAAGCAGGCGGACGCTCTGCTCGAAGGGGGGGCGGACCTTCTCGTGGTGGAGACAAGTCAGGACCTTTTGCAAACCAAGGCCGCGGTTATCGCAGCCGACGATAGTGCCGCACAATCGGGAAAAGAGATCCCGATCATCGCTTCGGTAACCGTCGAGCAATCGGGAACCATGCTGATGGGAAGCGATCTTTCGGCAGTCGTGGCTACCCTCCGACCCCTGCGGACCGACCTGATCGGCATCAACTGTGCCGTGGGTCCCGATCTCATGGGCCCCAACCTGGAACAGCTTGCATCCATCTACAACGGCCCCATCTTCTGCATGCCGAATGCAGGATTGCCGGAAATGAAGGACGGGAAGACCGTATACTCCCTGGGACCGGTCCAGTTTGCAGAGATCATGGCAGGTTATCTGGCACGGTTTCATATCGCCGTTGCCGGAGGATGCTGCGGAACAACGCCAGAATATATCCGGCAGCTGGCACTTTGCGCAGAAAAAATGAAACCGTTACCGGCCCCGACAAGCCCAACGCGACCGGTACTCTCTTCCCTCTTTTCGGCCCAGCCGATGATCCAGGAACCCGCGCCCTTTCTCATCGCCGAGCAGGCCAACAGCAACGGCTCCAAAGTTTTTCGGGGCATGATCGATCAGGAGGATTGGGATGCGGCTGCCGACTTTCTCCTCGACCAGACCGGCTACGGTGCCCACGCCGCCGACCTCTGTGTCGCCGTACCCGGTCGTAACGAGAGGTCGGACATGCTCCACATCCTCACCGGTGCGGCGGCCCGAAACAGGCTTCCCTTCGTCATAGACTCCACCGATCCGCAGGTGATCGAGGCTGCCTTGAAGGCCATCGGCGGACGGCCGCTGATCAACTCCATCAACCTCGAAGCGGGGGAAGAACATGCCCAGAAGGTCTTTGCCCTTGCCGCCCGCTACGGCGCGACCATCATCTGCCTTACCATCGATGAAGAGGGCATGGCGAAAACCGTGGCCAAAAAGGTTGCCATTGCCCGGCGGCTGGCAGCCATAGCGAGGCAAGCGGGGTTGCGCAATGAAGATCTGGTATTCGACCCCCTTACCTTCACCCTGGGCAGCGGAGACGAATCCTTGCGTAACGCGGGGACCGAAAGCATCAGGGCCCTCCCAGCCATCAAAGAAGCCATCCCCGGATGCCTTACCGTCATGGGAGTGAGCAACATCTCCTTCGGCCTTGCAGCGCCCGCCAGGCGGGTGTTAAATTCCCTCTTTCTTTCCGAAGCGGTCTCGGCGGGACTCGATATGGCCATCGTCAATCCGAAGAAGATACGACCGGTGGCTGCTTTGGATCCGGAGGCCCGAAAGGCAGCCCTCGATCTGATCTATCACAACGAGGACGGCTCCGCCCTGTTGCGTTACCTCGAGCTGTTTGAAAAAGGTAAAGGCATCTCCGAAGAGGAGAACGAAGAAAGAGAGCAAAACCTCCCGCCTCAGGAGCTCCTTCGATCACGGGTTATCGCGGGCTCGAAAGATCGCCTGGAAGAGATCATCGATCGCTGTCTCGAAACCACGGCGGCAGGCGATATCATAAATGGAATTCTCATCCCCGCCATGGGGATCGTCGGTGAACGGTTCGGAAAGGGAGAGATGCAGCTTCCCTTCGTTCTCCAGTCTGCAGAGGTTATGAAGCGCTCCGTCTCCATCCTTGAGCCCCATATGGAAAAGGGAGACTCCGTATCCAAGCGGGGAACGGTAATTCTCGCAACCGTCGCCGGGGATGTCCACGATATCGGCAAGAATTTAGTCGATATCATCCTCTCGAACAACGGCTACCTGGTTAAAAACCTCGGCATAAAGATCGGCATCGACACCATCATCAAGGCTGCTGAAGAAGAGAAGGCAACGGCAGTGGGAATGAGCGGCCTTTTGGTCAAATCCACCGCAATCATGAAATCCAACCTCGAAGAGATGAAACGGCGCAAACTACGGCTGCCGGTACTCCTCGGGGGAGCGGCCCTCACCCCTGCCTTTGTGGAGGGCCAGTGTCGCCCCGCTGCCCCGGCAGAGGTCTACTACTGCAAAGATGCATTCGACGCCCTCAAGGCGCTGGATAGCCTGAAGAAGGCAAAAGTCAGCGCCGGGTCAGGACAAGAGGCTGCCAGTGGCGCGACATCGTCCCCTGCACAACCGGCCCGGAGCTCTCAAAACTCCCATGCTCCCCAGGCCGCAGAAGCCTGCACCTGCACCGAATGCAGGCCTGCGGGAAGCCCGGGCCCCCTTCCCCCACCCTTCTTCGGCGCACGGTACGGGGAAGGCTTCGACTTGCATGAAATCTTCGAAACCATAGACAGGCGCACCCTCTTTCGCGGGCGCTGGGGATACAAGAGGGGCAAGATGGAGCAGTCCGCCTACGATGCCCTCATCGAAACCGAGGTCCTGCCGAAGTTCGAGGCTTTAAAGAAATTCATCATAGAAGAGGGTCTCTTTGTCCCCCACGTTCGCTACGGTTTTTTCCGCTGCAGAAGGGAGGGAGACCGGCTTACGGTCGAACAAACGGGGAAAAAGCCATGCTACCTTCCCTTTGCCCGCCTGCCACAGGAAAAGGGAGGCTGTCTCGCCGACCGCTTTCCCGAAACAGGAGGGGTCCTTCCCCTTCAGATCGTCACCCTCGGCGAAGGGCCGGTTCGCACATCACAACAACTTTATGCCGAAAACCGTTATGGGGACTACCTGCGCTTTCACGGTCTGGCAGCCGAGGCCACCGACGCCTTGGCCGCGCTGGTTCACAAGAGCATCGACACCCTTCTCTTCCCCTCGGGCACACGAACCAAGCGCTACTCCTTCGGCTACCCCTGCTGCCCCGACCTCGAGGCCAACAGAACCATCGGAGCGCTCCTCGACGCGGCCTCCATCGGCATCGGCTTTACCGAATCCGGCCAAATGCTCCCCGAACTGAGCACCAGTGCCGTGATCGTACCATACGGCCTGTAA
- a CDS encoding 4Fe-4S binding protein: MAQGKPVIDSERCKGCGLCLGACPKKILKLSDDFNKQGVQYPVCVDEDACIACKFCAMMCPDLAITIVKTA, from the coding sequence GTGGCACAAGGAAAGCCCGTTATCGATTCTGAAAGATGTAAAGGATGCGGACTCTGCCTTGGGGCCTGTCCGAAAAAGATCCTGAAATTGTCGGACGACTTCAATAAGCAGGGTGTTCAGTATCCGGTGTGTGTCGATGAAGATGCATGCATTGCCTGCAAATTCTGCGCAATGATGTGTCCTGATCTGGCGATCACGATTGTCAAGACTGCTTGA
- a CDS encoding 3-methyl-2-oxobutanoate dehydrogenase subunit VorB, producing the protein MSNKVLMKGNEAIGEAAIIAGCTHYFAYPITPQNEIPAYMARRLPEIGGTFLQAESELAAINMVFGASAAGTRVMTSSSSPGVSLKQEGISYLAGAQLPAVVVNMMRGGPGLGNIAGSQGDYWQATRGGGNGDYRTIVLGPANVQELADLTVKAFDLADRYRMVVMILGDGFLGQMSEALELPRPSGEHFEKPWALTGAAGRKHNVIASLRLTPEGELERHNLKLMEIYRQVEEHERMWEADRCDDADFVLVAYGTSSRISRAAVNILRKKGIKAGLFRPISLYPFPYGELKEAARGAKQVLAVEMSAGQMQEDVRLSVEGAVPVDGYFRLGGAIPETDEIVRKVESYGK; encoded by the coding sequence ATGAGTAACAAGGTTTTAATGAAAGGAAATGAGGCGATTGGAGAGGCTGCGATTATCGCTGGGTGTACCCACTATTTTGCCTATCCGATTACACCGCAGAATGAGATTCCCGCCTACATGGCGAGGCGCCTTCCTGAGATCGGCGGCACGTTTCTCCAGGCGGAGAGTGAGCTTGCGGCAATTAATATGGTGTTCGGGGCGTCTGCCGCCGGAACCAGGGTAATGACCAGCTCCTCAAGCCCGGGAGTCAGTCTGAAACAGGAAGGGATCAGTTACCTTGCCGGTGCTCAGCTGCCGGCGGTTGTGGTTAATATGATGCGTGGCGGCCCCGGCTTGGGCAACATTGCGGGAAGTCAGGGAGATTACTGGCAGGCGACACGGGGCGGGGGCAATGGCGATTACCGTACCATTGTGCTGGGCCCTGCAAATGTACAGGAGCTTGCCGATCTGACCGTAAAGGCCTTCGATCTTGCGGACCGTTATCGCATGGTGGTTATGATCCTCGGGGATGGTTTTCTCGGCCAGATGTCGGAAGCCCTGGAGCTTCCCCGGCCCTCGGGCGAGCATTTTGAAAAGCCCTGGGCCCTTACCGGTGCCGCGGGGCGGAAACACAATGTGATTGCCTCCCTGCGTCTTACCCCCGAGGGAGAGCTCGAACGTCACAACCTGAAGCTTATGGAGATCTATCGTCAGGTCGAGGAGCATGAGCGGATGTGGGAAGCCGACCGCTGTGATGATGCCGATTTTGTATTGGTTGCCTACGGTACCAGCAGTAGAATTTCCCGCGCTGCGGTCAATATTTTGCGCAAAAAAGGAATTAAGGCAGGACTTTTCCGCCCCATTTCCCTCTATCCATTTCCCTATGGGGAGTTGAAGGAGGCTGCCAGGGGAGCAAAGCAGGTGCTTGCCGTTGAGATGAGCGCCGGGCAGATGCAGGAGGATGTCAGGCTGTCGGTGGAAGGTGCGGTTCCTGTCGACGGTTATTTCAGGCTTGGAGGAGCAATCCCCGAGACTGACGAGATTGTGCGAAAGGTGGAAAGCTATGGAAAGTAA